The nucleotide window ATGGAGGAGATCCACAGAAGTCTGGCACGGTGAGCATCGATGTCATTGTTTTAGATGCGAATGACAATGCTCCTGTTTTTAACCAGACTATTTACAGGGCTAGTGTAAAGGAAAATGCACCTAAAGGCAGCTACATAGCAACTGTCAATGCAAGTGACGCTGATAGTGGCTCGAATGGCATTATATCATACTCGTTTTCGAATCTAAAGGAGCATCTAGTAAATATATTCCATATGGATGGAACAACTGGTGTAATATCAGTTGCAGGAAATATTGATTTTGAAAAAGATAAGAGATATGAGATGAGAGTCCAAGCGAAGGATCAGGGTGGCTTGTCCGGGACTAGCAAAGTAATAATTGAAGTCATGGACGTTAATGATAATGTACCTGTTATAAATGTCATGTCATTCTCGAGCCCCGTTTCTGAAGATTCGCCACCGGGCACAACAATAGCTGTGATTAACGTCAAAGACTCTGACTCGGGACAAAATGGTCAGGTGACCTGTTCTATTGACAAACATTTGCCTTTCAGGGTAGAGTCCTCCCTCGCAAACTATTATACGGTGATAACTGAATCTGCATTTGATCGAGAGGTATTGCCTGAATACAACATAACAATAACTGCCACCGATTCTGGTTCACCTTCTCTTTCAAGTGTCACCACTTTGTGTCTGAAGGTGTCAGATGTCAATGACAACGCTCCAGTTTTTGATCGCGCTACCTACTCTGCTTATGTACCCGAAAATAATTCACCGGGCACATCAATATTCAGGGTCAAAGCTGTGGACCCGGACTCCGGTCAAAATGCTAGGATATCATATTTGTTAACGGAGACAAGGGTAGGAGAGGGTTTGGCATCTTCATATATCTCCATTGACGCAAACACTGGCGTTATTACCACCGTGCGCTCTTTTGATTACGAACAAATCAAACAGTTGTCATTTACTGTAAGTGCCCAGGATGGTGGCTCCCCTCCATTACGCAGCAATGCAACAGTGAGGATTCACATCCAAGATCAGAATGACAATGCGCCTCAGATTCTCTACCCGTTACAGAACGGTGGCTCTATTATGGCGGAAATTGTGCCTCGTTCAGCAGATGTGGGTTATCTCGTCACCAAAGTGGTGGCTGTTGATGTCGACTCAGGACAGAATGCGTGGCTTACATATAGATTTCAGAAGGCGACCGACAGGGCGTTGTTCGAAGTTGGCACACAAAATGGAGAAGTAAGGACTATACGACAGACCACTGATAAAGATGTTGTGAAGCAAAAACTCACAGTTGTAGTGGAGGACAACGGACAGCCCTCTCGCTCAGCTACAGTCAATCTTAACGTAGCAGTGGCAGACAGTTTCCCAGAGATTCTTTCGGAGTTCACTGACTTGACACCTGACAAGGAATACAATGACAATTTGACATTTTATCTAGTCCTTGCTTTGGCTGTAGTTTCGTTTCTCTTTGTAACATCATTGGTTGCCATCATATCCGTGAAGATTTACCGATGGAGGCAGTCTAACACGTACTATCAGCCAAGCCTTCCGGTTATTCCATATTATCCACCTAATTACGCGGACAGTGGAGGTGCAGGAACTCTTCACCGAGTTTACAATTACGAATTGTACAACACGACAGACTCTAGAAAGAGTGATTACAAATTCTCTGGACCATGTGGTCAAAATGTTCTTGTTGTGGACCCAAGTGCCGCCAGAACGATGAGGCGTGTGGACAGCGAAAAGAACATTCTGGATGAGCCCGATTCGCCCATGGAGGTATGTAGTCATTTAATGACAATACAAAACCGCCACACACATCTCATTTCATACATAAATAATTTGTTGATCAGAAATATGCACAGGTGTTCATACTAAGTCCATTACGCATTGCATTATCTTGCAATATTATCTTCGTATGAGCAAAAATGCTCCTGGTTAGTTGACTGATCACGTTTGTACATTGCATGTTATTGCGTGTATCACGGCCGCATTTTGGTCATTCAGACTGAGGGTTGCAGATTTCTTTTTACTTGCTGCTCCTGAGTTTGGActctgagcgccgctgttgatcaGCGAAAAAAATCTCAGTCGTTTCACTGTTTATCATGTCAAGGCCCCTCCCTGCTTTATACAGATAGACGACGCTCTCTTTCTGCGTTTTAGATTTAAGAGAGGGAATACATGGTACTGGATGTTCACGGCACTCGGCAAAACACGTCTAACGTTTCTAATTACTCCTGGTGAGGACTTGTTTTCCTAACACATTGAATTCCTTCTGAACCTCGGAATAAATAGGTTGCATTGGCTGGTCTTCATTTCACTGGATTATGGCTGTTTTGGGGGAGTATGGCGCAAAGCGGTTTGCTCTGCAGTGGCAAGTACTTTTTCTGATATGCTTTATTCTGCGTGTATCTGGGCAAATCCGATATTCTATTCCAGAGGAAATGAAGAAAGGCTCACTGATAGGTAATGTTGCGCAGGACCTGGGACTTGATTTACAAAGGCTCCGTGCGGGGAGAGCTCGCATAGTTACCGGAGAGAGCATTCAGTACGCAGAGCTTAAAACAGACAAAGGGATACTCGTTGTTAGTGAGAGAATAGACCGCGAGCAGTTGTGCGGCGATATTACACCATGTAGCTTCAGCTTTGAGATTATTCTGGAAAATCCAATGGAATTGCATCCTGTAACTGTAGAAATTCTAGATGAAAATGATAATGCACCTACATTTCAAAATAGAGACTTGGTATTTGAAATCAGTGAATCGGCAACTCAAGGCTCTCGCTTTGTACTGGAGAGTGCTTATGATCCGGACGTTGGAGTcaatgctttacaacattataTCCTAACACCTAATGATAATTTTATTTTAAAGCAGCATTCAAATCCTGACGGGAGTAAATATGCGGAGATGGTGCTTCAGAAATCGTTAGATAGAGAAGATCATCCTCGTCTCTCCCTGAAGCTTATTGCAGTAGATGGTGGCAATCCCCAGAAATCCGGTACGGTAAATATAGATGTGACCATACTGGATGCAAATGATAACGCACCAGTCTTTAACCAAACAGTCTATAGGGCCTCTATAATAGAAAATGCGCCAAAGGGCACATATATCACCACTGTGAATGCCACCGATAAGGACAGTGGTTCAAATGGCCTTGTTACTTACTATTTTTCTAAACTTAAGAGTAACATAGAAGATATATTTAATATTGATAAAGACACCGGCCGCATAACCGTGGTGGGTCCAATAGACCATGAAAGAGACACCAAATATGAAATAAGAATTGAAGCCAAAGACCAAGGTGGTCTCACTGATTCTAGTAAAGTAATCATTGATGTAAATGATGTCAATGACAATGCCCCAGTCATAAATGTTATGTCGTTTTCGAGCACAGTCTCTGAAAATTTACCACCAGATACAACTGTTGGTATTATTAATGTTAAAGACTTGGACTCTGCTGATAATGGCAAAGTGAGCTGTGCGCTCGACGAAAGCCTTCCTTTTAAGATAAAGTCAACGGTGAGAAATTATTATACGCTGGTAACTGATGCAGTTttagatcgcgaaaaagtgtcGAATTACAATATTACAGTTATCGCTACTGACGCGGGAAAACCTCCACTGTCTAGTAAAAATACTTTTAGTCTTAAAATTACCGATGTTAACGACAATTCACCAATATTTCCAGAAAGGTCCTACATTGCACATGTGCCAGAGAACAACGCCCCTGGACTTTCCATATTTACAGCCAAAGCACATGACGCTGATGAAAATCAAAACGCTAGGATTTCATACATTCTTGAAGAAACTGATATGAATGGGGCCCCAGCATCATCTTACGTTTCCATAAATGCAGAGAGCGGCGTGATTCATGCTGTGCGCTCGTTTGATTTCGAACAAATTAAACAATTCAAAGTCACTATTAAAGCACAAGACGGAGGCTCCCCCCCACTGAGCAGCAATATGACCGTTAATATTTTCATTCAGGACCTGAATGATAACTCGCCCCAGATCCTGTATCCAATTCAGACCAGCGGTTCTCTGATAGCTGAGATGGTGCCTCGTTCAGCAGAGGTGGGCTATCTCGTTACTAAAGTAGTGGCTGTTGATGTGGATTCGGGGCAAAATGCTTGGCTGTCATATAGACTGCACAAAGACTCAGACAGGCCACTGTTTGAGGTTGGCGCACAGAATGGAGAAATACGAAGTATACGCCAAGTCACTGATAAAGATGCTGTGAAACAGAAACTCACCGTTATAGTAGAGGACAACGGACAGCCTTCTCGCTCAGCGTCAGTCAGTGTTAACGTGGTGGTGGCGGACAGTTTCCCTGAAGTGCTGTCCGAGTTCACTGACTTTACGCACGATAAGGAATACAACGAGGAGCTGACTTTTTACTTAGTCTTGGCCTTGGCTGTAGTGTCATTTCTTTTTGTAACATCATTGGTAGCGATCATAGCAGTAAAAGTTTACCGATGGAGGCAATCTCGGATGTACTTCAAATCTAATCTTCCCGTTATTCCATACTATCCCCCGCGTTATGCAGACGCTGGGGGTGCGGGAACTCTTCAACACGTGTACAATTACGAGGTATACAAAACGACTGATTCTAGGAAGAGTGACTGTCAGTTCGCCAGACCTGCAGCTCAAAGCGTGCTTGTGATGGATCCTTTTTCTATGAGCACTATGCAGCGTGTCCAAAGTGAGAAAAACATCCTCGACGAGCCCGATTCCCCTTTGAAGGTGAGTTTACTATTGTATTCTTCTGATGCCGTTTTGGCAGTCATATTACAATAAGTGGATATAAATTGTGAAATATGGATATGTTTTATGGGAGGTGCATTGCAGGTGCATTTTATGATCCACTGACCCAAGTTCTATTGTGGAGTGACATTTTTATAAGATGCTGTATTACCACTTTCAGTTTAACTGCAAAAGGCCAGTGGAGTTTTCAGCACCACTGACGCGGACAGCGAAACGCGCTGTGTCTCATGGCAAATTCAGTGATATTACATTCAAATTCCGCTGCTATAGGCCAACTTTAACTGCATACATATTCCTTAAGACTGAGTTATTTACTTTGGTGGTTGTGTTTGATTAGGTTATATTGCATTGCGTTGACTAGCGGTCTGACATTCATGGTTTGGACTCTAAGTGCCGCTGTTGAACAAGGAAAGTTGATTCGTCATGTTTTGTCTGTCAGCTTATGTGTTGCTCCTCCTTGACTCTCGAATAGAATGAGACCATTTTGCTTCATAAAAGGTGGGGCCAGCTACAGATGGACATGTTTTGTATCTTCTGCTGTCGAAACTGAATGGACACATTGCGCACTAAGTAAATCTTAATTTCTTACGGATATTCTACAAACGTTGCGGATTTAAGGAGCGGTTGTATTTCGTTGGATATTGGAGTATAATGTTTGGAAAGGGTTCAATACAGTGTACGAGTGTCGGGACTTCAGGATGGCCACTACATTGGCAAGTACTGTTTGGTATTTTGTTCTTATCTCATGTTACAAATGGACAGATCCGATATTCTATTCCGGAGGAGATGAAGAAAGGGTCGCTAATCGGTAATGTGGCACAAGACCTTGGGCTCGATTTGAGAAGACTTCGGGAAGGTCGAGCTCGTATCGTCAGTGGGGAAAGCATTCAGTACACAGAGCTGAAAACAGACAAAGGAATACTCGTTGTAAATGAAAGAATAGACCGGGAGCAGTTGTGCGGCGACATTACGCCATGCAGCATCAGCTTCGAAATCATTCTAGAGAATCCGATGGAACTACATCGTGTTATTATCGAAATCCTCGACGTTAATGACCATTCCCCTACCTTCCAGAACGCAAATTTAAAATTCGAGATCAGTGAGTCGGCCACTCTTGGTTCGCGGTTTGTATTGGAAAGTGCAGACGATCCAGACGTGGGCGTGAATGCATTACAGAAATACATCTTAACAGAAAACAATCATTTTGTCATAAAAGAACATGCGAACCCAGATGGCAGTAAATATGCCGAGATGGTTCTTCAAAATGCCTTAGATCGAGAAAAGCATCCTCATCTGTCTCTAAAGCTGATTGCTGTGGATGGGGGAAACCCGCAGAGGTCTGGGACGGTCAGTATAGACATTACTGTGTTGGATGTGAATGATAATGCGCCTGTATTTAACCAAACCATATACAGGGGCTTTGTAATGGAAAACTCACCAAAAGGGACCTACGTTACAACCGTTAATGCATCAGACGCTGATAGTGGGTTGAATGGTCAAATAACATATTATTTTTCAAAGGTTAGAGGAAATGTTGCGGACATTTTCCGTATTGACGAGAATACAGGAGCTGTGTCTGTTTTTGGCCAGATAGATTATGAGAAGGACAAGCGATATGAAATACGAGTAGAGGCGAAAGATCAAGGCGGACTCACCGATTCTAGCAAAGTTGTCATTGAGGTAATTGATGTTAATGACAATCAGCCGATAATCAATGTCATGTCTTTTTCGAACAGCTTGTCTGAAGATGCGCCACCAGGTACCACTATTGCGATATTGAATGTCAAAGATTTAGACTCTGAGAAAAATGGCCTCATTACGTGTTCcataaataataaaatgccatttAAAATTGAGTCATCCCTGTCGAATTATTATAATTTGATAACTGATGCGCACTTTGATCGAGAGACTGTACAAGAATACAACATAACCGTAACTGCAACCGACTCTGGTGCTCCGCCACTGTCATGCTCTACAAATCTACTTCTTAAAGTGTCAGACATTAATGATAACGCACCTGTTTTCGAAAGAAGCCGTTATACGGCTTATGTAACCGAGAATAACTCACCTGGTGTGTCTATATTTAATGTATTCGCAAAGGATTTAGACTGGAATCAAAACGCAAGAATATCGTATTTTTTAGAAGAAACACAAATCAGTGCATCCCCACTTTCATCCTATTTCTCAATCAACTCTGAGACGGGTGTTCTCCATGCAGTTCGGTCATTTGATTATGAACAAATCAAGCAGCTCACTTTTGTTGTGAAAGCGCAGGATGGAGGCTCTCCTCCATTAAGTAGTAATGCTACTGTACAAATCTTAATCCGGGACCAAAATGACAACGCGCCTCAGATTTTGTACCCAGTGCAAACTGGTGGTTCAGTGGTGGCAGAGATTGTGCCTCGTTCAACAGATGTAGGCTATCTCGTCACTAAAGTAGTTGCTGTTGATGTGGACTCCGGACAGAATGCCTGGCTCTCTTATAAACTGCTAAAAGCAACAGACAGGGCGCTGTTTGAAGTGGGCGCTCAGAATGGAGAAATAAGAACTATCAGACAGGTCACCGATAAAGATCCCGTTAAACAGAAGCTCACGGTTGTAGTGGAGGACAATGGGCAGCCAGCACGTTCAGCTACAGTCAATGTGAACGTGGCTTTGGCCGACAGCTTTCCTGAAGTGCTCTCGGAGTTCACTGATTTTCAGCAGGACAAGGAGTACAACGACAACCTGACTTTTTATCTAGTATTAGCCTTGGCTGTGGTTTCATTCCTTTTTATAACGTCTCTTGTGGCCATTATATCGGTGAAAGTGTATAGATGGAGGCAGTCAAGGACGTACTATCAATCCAGTCTCCCGGTCATTCCATACTATCCACCGCGTTACGCAGACGGCACAGGAACTCTCCAACACGTGTACAATTATGACGTATACAGGACTACTGATTCTAGAAAAAGTGACTTTAAGTTCGGCAGACCCGATAGTCAAAATGTGTTGATAATGGACCCCAATGCTACTGCAACTATGCAGCGGGTTTACAGCGAGAAAAACATCCTGGATGAGCCTGATTCACCAGAGGAGGTGAGTAATGCTGTTTTATGGACAACTCTTTGCTGTTTACATATTCGAATACTGatttttgtcatgtttgtcaTGGCCGATGACTTTTCGGTGATATTGCTGTGATGTGAAAAAAGTAGCgggctatggtaacctaaccgCTCTCTGGGTAAATCATGACATTAAGAAATAAATCTTGAAAGTTTAACATGTCATTTCTGTGTACTCATAGTTACACATATTGGACTCTAAGTGCCGCTGTTGACTTGAAGAAATCACTTCAGTGAGGTAATGGGTAAGGCAGTGTCTTGTGGATGACGTTGTTTGCTACATAGTCATTTGAGGACTCTGTCGCCATGATAGGAGCGTATGTATTCTTCTCCAAGTACGTTTTATGATTTTTGGGGTGTTTTATAAAATAGACTACCTTTGTGTCGCCGCCGTGCCTTAGGCTACAAGGTGGATTACAATGTTCTTCAAAGCCTTTGTTGGTCAGAGGAGACGTGGATTTCCAATGAGGGAAAAGCTGCTGGTCATAATTCTCCTTTGTGCCGTGCATGGGGGCTTTGGACAGATACGGTATTCGATACCCGAGGAAATGAAAAAGGGATCGTTTGTTGGAAACCTGGCGGAGGATTTGGGTTTGGATGTACGGAGAATGAGATCGGGCGGCGCTCGCATTGTTGGCAGCGAAAACAGCGAGTTCATCACGCTGGATTCAGACAAAGGCACTCTGGTTGTTGGAGAGAGGATAGATAGAGAGCAGTTATGCAGACAAACGTCGCCTTGCAGCTTGAATCTGGAAATAATTATGTTGAATCCCATGCAGTTGCACAGTGTTATTGTTGAAATACTAGATGTGAACGACAATGCCCCATTCTTCACGGAAAAAGAGATCAAACTTGAAATATCTGAATCGACTCCATTGGGTACACCCGTAATACAAGAGAGTGCTGTCGATCCTGATGTGGGTACTAATGCTCTCCGAGGTTATACCGTGCATCCCACCGACAAGTTTAATGTTAAAGTGCAGGATAGTCCTGACGGAAATAAATATGCTGAGGTTTACCTACAGGGACCCCTAGATCGAGAGAAGGAAGACCAGCTGCTTCTCACTCTTACTGCTTTTGATGGTGGAGACCCACAAAGGTCCGGCATTATTAAAATACATATTACGGTTTTGGATGCTAACGATAATGCGCCTATATTCATACAACCAGTATTCAAAGCAACGGTTACTGAAAATTCACCCAAAGGCGCAGTGGTTACTACGGTAAGTGCTACCGACGCAGATGCTGGCACAAACAGTCACATTACTTACCATTTTTCTCGTATGTCAGCTGATGTCGCAGGAATATTTGCTATAGACGAGACTACAGGCGAAATACGTGTCGATGGCCCCATAGATTATGAAAAGAACAAGTATTATGAATTCGGCATTCAAGCAAAGGATCAGGGTGGATTAATAGCCTCCGGTAAAGTAGCTATTGATATTGTCGATGTAAATGACAACCCCCCTTTAATAACCCTTACGTCATTTTCCAAGAGTTTATCAGAAGATTCAGAAATTGGCACCACTGTAGCAATCATAAGTGTGAAAGATATAGATTCGTCTAAAAATGGGAAGGTAGACTGCTCTATTAATCCAAATATACCATTTGCTGTACAGTCATCCTTGAAAAACTATTACACTCTTGTAACCAACAGTGATTTGAACAGGGAGCTACAGGCTGAGTACAATATAACATTCACCGCTGTGGATGAAGGGACACCGCCTCTGTATGCCACTAAAACAGTAACACTAAAAATAACAGACGTTAATGACAATCCACCTCTATTTGAAAAATCACTGTATTCAGCTCATCTGATGGAAAATAACTCTCCGGGGTTGTCTATATTTTCTGTGAAAGCGATAGATTTGGACTCAAATCAGAATGCAAGAATCTCTTATCTGCTCATAGATTCTCAGTTCAATGGTAACCCTGTGTCTTCGTATATTTCTGTTAACTCTGAAAGTGGTGTAATTCATGCCGTTCGCTCGTTGGATTTTGAACAAATTAATTCCGTTAAATTTTGCATTAGTGCGCAAGATGGAGGTTCTCCACCATTAAGCAGTAACACTACAGTAATCATAAACATTCTGGATCAGAATGACAATGCCCCCCAGATTCTTTACCCTGTACAGAGTAGTAGCATGCTGGTTGGTGAAGTCATACCTCGCTCAGCTGATGTGGGCTATCTCGTCACTAAAGTGGTGGCTGTCGATGTAGACTCTGGACAGAATGCCTGGCTCTCATATAAATTTCTAAAAATGACAGAAAGGGCACTATTTGAAGTTGGTACACAGAATGGAGAAATACGAACTATTCGCCAAGTCACCGATAAAGATGCTGTGAAACAAAAGCTCACTGTTGTAGTGGAGGACAACGGACAGCCCCCTCGCTCTGCAACAGTCAGTGTCAATGTGATGGTGGCGGACAGCTTCCCTGAAGTGCTCTCGGAATTCAACGACTACTCACAGGATACGGATTACAACGACAACTTGACATTTTATCTCATTTTGGCTTTAGCTGTCGTCTCGTTTCTTTTTATTGTATCTCTCGTCGCCATTATATCTGTTAAAATCTACAGATGGAGACAGTCTCGTTTGTATTATCAATCCAAGCTCCCTGTTATCCCATATTATCCTCCGCGTTATGCAGACGCTGGAGCTACAGGGACATTACAGCACGTCTATAACTATGAGGTTTACAGGACCATGGACTCCAGAAAAAGTGACTGTCAGTTCGCTAGACCCGAAAGTCAGAACGTTTTAATTTTAGACCAAAGCTCTGCTGGGACGCTACAGAGAGTACACAGTGAGAAAAACATCCTGGATGAGCCCGACTCGCCCATACAGGTGAGACACTTTCGTTTTCGGAGAAAAGCActtttcagacacacactgtaGCCACACAAACGTTGATTTCTTTGTTTACATATGCCGTGTGTGCCATTAATAAGCGATCgttttcagcaccatggacagcaaTTTAGGTGATAGTAATATACACTGTTATTTGGATTTTGattccaacacacactctctctctcacacacacacacacacacatacacacacacacacacacacacacacacacacacacacacacacacacacacacacacacacattcagtgagTGATATAGAGGAGCACAAGTGCAGGTGTACATTTTTGTCTTGTGAGCAAAATAGGTTTTAGGCTTTTATGAGAAACTGATCTGAAAGGACATATTATTAGCTTCGTTGatgagacataagaaaataCTTCATCTCTTAAGTTAACTATGCAGccagagagcagaagagaacaATTTACAGTGATGTTCAGGTTTTACTCGTATATGTTCGTGCAATTTTCTGTGTCATGTGTGTATGCAATACTACTTCTGATTCTATAGAATATGGCTTTGATTGCATGATATCAACTATCCATCACATAATCCGCCGAGTTTATATCTTACTCTttggtgtgtataagtgtgttttATTTGTCATGGCGAACAGGACATTGCAAATTCAAAGCTGGATATTCTAACTTTGGACTctgagtgccgctgttgatcAGGAGAAATATTTTTGTACCAGAGAAGTTGCTTCAACAATCGGTAGATCCTCCCCTAACACTGCGCTCGGTGATGTGTGAGGTAGTTCTGATTGTTTATGCGTCTCTAAAGGACTGTATGACGGAGACTGGAGTTGTGGATATTTGACAATAATATTTTGTTTGCTAAAGGATTCTTAAGCTTTTTTCGATGATTACCATGGCCACCGATGAAGGGCGTAAGCGTTCATACACTGGAGTGTCCATCTTTAATCGACAGCACTGGCAAGTAATATTGTTACTGGCGacattttgtgattttattggCGCACAGATTCGTTACTCTATTCCAGAGGAGTTGAAGGTTGGCTCGCTTATTGGGAATGTTGCTCAAGACCTGGGACTTGATATGAAGAGGCTTAGATCGGGCCGTGCCCGTATCGTCACTGAAAGCGTACAGTATACAGAGCTGAAGCCAGACAAAGGGATTCTAGTTGTGAGGGAGAGAATAGACCGAGAGCAGCTATGCGGCGAAATCACCCCATGCAGCTTCAGTTTTGAGATCATTCTAGAAAATCCAATGGAACTACACCAGATCACAGTTGAAATATTAGATATAAATGATAATGCGCCCGTATTTAGGAAAACTGAAATCAATTTTGAGATAAGTGAAGCAGCTACTCTTGGCTCGCGCTTTGTGTTGGGTAGTGCCGATGATCCTGACGTCGGAATAaatgcacttcagaattatatcCTTTCTCAAAATGCCCATTTTGTTTTAAAACAGCAGTCGATTCCGGATGGTAGTAAATATGCAGAAATGGTTCTCCAGAAAGCTTTAGACAGAGAGGAGAATCTACGCCTTTCTTTAAAGCTAATAGCAGTCGACGGCGGAAATCCACAAAGATCTGGCACTGTAAATATCGATGTCACCGTACTAGATGCTAATGACAATGTCCCCGTGTTTAACCAGACCGTGTATAAATCGACTGTGATGGAAAATGCACCGAGAGGTACTTATGTGATAACAGTTAATGCAACTGATGCT belongs to Alosa sapidissima isolate fAloSap1 chromosome 20, fAloSap1.pri, whole genome shotgun sequence and includes:
- the pcdh2g28 gene encoding protocadherin 2 gamma 28 isoform X40, whose product is MFGKGSIQCTSVGTSGWPLHWQVLFGILFLSHVTNGQIRYSIPEEMKKGSLIGNVAQDLGLDLRRLREGRARIVSGESIQYTELKTDKGILVVNERIDREQLCGDITPCSISFEIILENPMELHRVIIEILDVNDHSPTFQNANLKFEISESATLGSRFVLESADDPDVGVNALQKYILTENNHFVIKEHANPDGSKYAEMVLQNALDREKHPHLSLKLIAVDGGNPQRSGTVSIDITVLDVNDNAPVFNQTIYRGFVMENSPKGTYVTTVNASDADSGLNGQITYYFSKVRGNVADIFRIDENTGAVSVFGQIDYEKDKRYEIRVEAKDQGGLTDSSKVVIEVIDVNDNQPIINVMSFSNSLSEDAPPGTTIAILNVKDLDSEKNGLITCSINNKMPFKIESSLSNYYNLITDAHFDRETVQEYNITVTATDSGAPPLSCSTNLLLKVSDINDNAPVFERSRYTAYVTENNSPGVSIFNVFAKDLDWNQNARISYFLEETQISASPLSSYFSINSETGVLHAVRSFDYEQIKQLTFVVKAQDGGSPPLSSNATVQILIRDQNDNAPQILYPVQTGGSVVAEIVPRSTDVGYLVTKVVAVDVDSGQNAWLSYKLLKATDRALFEVGAQNGEIRTIRQVTDKDPVKQKLTVVVEDNGQPARSATVNVNVALADSFPEVLSEFTDFQQDKEYNDNLTFYLVLALAVVSFLFITSLVAIISVKVYRWRQSRTYYQSSLPVIPYYPPRYADGTGTLQHVYNYDVYRTTDSRKSDFKFGRPDSQNVLIMDPNATATMQRVYSEKNILDEPDSPEEQKPPNQDWRFNQNQRPGPSGGE
- the pcdh2g28 gene encoding protocadherin 2 gamma 28 isoform X13; this translates as MFGKGSIQCTSVGTSGWPLHWQVLFGILFLSHVTNGQIRYSIPEEMKKGSLIGNVAQDLGLDLRRLREGRARIVSGESIQYTELKTDKGILVVNERIDREQLCGDITPCSISFEIILENPMELHRVIIEILDVNDHSPTFQNANLKFEISESATLGSRFVLESADDPDVGVNALQKYILTENNHFVIKEHANPDGSKYAEMVLQNALDREKHPHLSLKLIAVDGGNPQRSGTVSIDITVLDVNDNAPVFNQTIYRGFVMENSPKGTYVTTVNASDADSGLNGQITYYFSKVRGNVADIFRIDENTGAVSVFGQIDYEKDKRYEIRVEAKDQGGLTDSSKVVIEVIDVNDNQPIINVMSFSNSLSEDAPPGTTIAILNVKDLDSEKNGLITCSINNKMPFKIESSLSNYYNLITDAHFDRETVQEYNITVTATDSGAPPLSCSTNLLLKVSDINDNAPVFERSRYTAYVTENNSPGVSIFNVFAKDLDWNQNARISYFLEETQISASPLSSYFSINSETGVLHAVRSFDYEQIKQLTFVVKAQDGGSPPLSSNATVQILIRDQNDNAPQILYPVQTGGSVVAEIVPRSTDVGYLVTKVVAVDVDSGQNAWLSYKLLKATDRALFEVGAQNGEIRTIRQVTDKDPVKQKLTVVVEDNGQPARSATVNVNVALADSFPEVLSEFTDFQQDKEYNDNLTFYLVLALAVVSFLFITSLVAIISVKVYRWRQSRTYYQSSLPVIPYYPPRYADGTGTLQHVYNYDVYRTTDSRKSDFKFGRPDSQNVLIMDPNATATMQRVYSEKNILDEPDSPEEQKPPNQDWRFNQNQRPGPSGAAATPEVAVGTGPWPNPPTEAEQLQALMAAANGASHTSSPPLYSSPRSCLLISEVSEATNTLTPGTMGLSTRYSPQFTLQHVPDYRQNVYIPGSTATLTSNPQQQQQQQLQLQQQMLPNMPPQQALPPAQATGPDGAAGGGAPGAQSEPPKAAQTPASKKKSTKKEKK
- the pcdh2g28 gene encoding protocadherin 2 gamma 28 isoform X14, translating into MFFKAFVGQRRRGFPMREKLLVIILLCAVHGGFGQIRYSIPEEMKKGSFVGNLAEDLGLDVRRMRSGGARIVGSENSEFITLDSDKGTLVVGERIDREQLCRQTSPCSLNLEIIMLNPMQLHSVIVEILDVNDNAPFFTEKEIKLEISESTPLGTPVIQESAVDPDVGTNALRGYTVHPTDKFNVKVQDSPDGNKYAEVYLQGPLDREKEDQLLLTLTAFDGGDPQRSGIIKIHITVLDANDNAPIFIQPVFKATVTENSPKGAVVTTVSATDADAGTNSHITYHFSRMSADVAGIFAIDETTGEIRVDGPIDYEKNKYYEFGIQAKDQGGLIASGKVAIDIVDVNDNPPLITLTSFSKSLSEDSEIGTTVAIISVKDIDSSKNGKVDCSINPNIPFAVQSSLKNYYTLVTNSDLNRELQAEYNITFTAVDEGTPPLYATKTVTLKITDVNDNPPLFEKSLYSAHLMENNSPGLSIFSVKAIDLDSNQNARISYLLIDSQFNGNPVSSYISVNSESGVIHAVRSLDFEQINSVKFCISAQDGGSPPLSSNTTVIINILDQNDNAPQILYPVQSSSMLVGEVIPRSADVGYLVTKVVAVDVDSGQNAWLSYKFLKMTERALFEVGTQNGEIRTIRQVTDKDAVKQKLTVVVEDNGQPPRSATVSVNVMVADSFPEVLSEFNDYSQDTDYNDNLTFYLILALAVVSFLFIVSLVAIISVKIYRWRQSRLYYQSKLPVIPYYPPRYADAGATGTLQHVYNYEVYRTMDSRKSDCQFARPESQNVLILDQSSAGTLQRVHSEKNILDEPDSPIQQKPPNQDWRFNQNQRPGPSGAAATPEVAVGTGPWPNPPTEAEQLQALMAAANGASHTSSPPLYSSPRSCLLISEVSEATNTLTPGTMGLSTRYSPQFTLQHVPDYRQNVYIPGSTATLTSNPQQQQQQQLQLQQQMLPNMPPQQALPPAQATGPDGAAGGGAPGAQSEPPKAAQTPASKKKSTKKEKK